A window of the Phragmites australis chromosome 20, lpPhrAust1.1, whole genome shotgun sequence genome harbors these coding sequences:
- the LOC133901985 gene encoding acetyl-CoA acetyltransferase 2-like yields MGSDGVAPRDVCIVGVARTPMGSFLGALSSLPATKLGSIAIEAALRRANVDPSLVQEVYFGNVLSANLGQAPARQAALGAGIPNTVVCTTVNKVCASGMKATMFAAQSIQLGINDIVVAGGMESMSNAPKYIAEARKGSRFGHDTLVDAMLKDGLWDVYSDCAMGMCAELCADNHALTREDQDAFAIQSNERGIAARDSGAFSWEIVPVEVPAGRGKPPVLVDKDESLDKFDPIKLKKLRPSFKENGGTVTAGNASSISDGAAALVLVSGQKAQELGLQVLARIKGYADAAQAPELFTTTPALAIPKAIANAGLESCHVDFYEINEAFSAVALANQKLLGIPSEKINVHGGAVSLGHPLGCSGARILVTLLGVLREKGGKVGVAGVCNGGGGASALVLEFA; encoded by the exons ATGGGTTCAGACGGCGTCGCCCCGAGAG ATGTATGTATTGTTGGAGTTGCACGCACCCCTATGGGTAGTTTTCTTGGTGCCCTGTCTTCCCTGCCTGCAACAAAACTTGGTTCCATAGCAATTGAAG CTGCTCTAAGAAGAGCAAATGTGGATCCGTCCCTCGTGCAGGAGGTCTACTTTGGCAATGTTTTGAGTGCTAATTTGGGGCAGGCTCCTGCAAGGCAAGCTGCTTTAGGTGCAGGAATACCAAACACCGTTGTTTGCACCACTGTTAACAAAGTCTGCGCATCTGGCATGAAAG CTACTATGTTTGCAGCACAGTCAATTCAACTGGGCATCAACGATATTGTCGTGGCAGGTGGCATGGAAAGCATGTCAAATGCCCCAAAGTACATTGCTGAAGCTAG GAAAGGGTCTCGTTTTGGACATGACACTCTTGTTGATGCCATGCTTAAGGATGGCCTTTGGGATGTATACAGTGATTGTGCCATGGGAATGTGTGCTGAGCTTTGTGCTGACAATCATGCCCTAACAAGAGAAGACCAG GATGCTTTTGCTATTCAAAGCAATGAGCGTGGAATTGCTGCTAGAGATAGTGGTGCTTTTTCATGGGAGATTGTTCCG GTCGAAGTTCCTGCTGGAAGAGGGAAGCCACCAGTACTTGTTGATAAAGATGAAAGCCTGGACAAG TTTGACCCAATAAAACTGAAGAAACTTCGCCCAAGTTTCAAGGAGAATGGTGGTACCGTTACAGCTGGGAATGCTTCTAGCATAAG TGATGGTGCTGCTGCGTTAGTTTTGGTGAGTGGGCAGAAAGCACAAGAGCTTGGACTGCAAGTCCTTGCAAGGATCAAAGGATATGCAGATGCAGCTCAA GCTCCGGAGCTATTTACAACCACCCCAGCACTTGCCATACCAAAGGCTATCGCAAATGCTGGGTTAGAGTCATGTCATGTTGATTTTTATGAGATTAACGAAGCCTTTTCG GCTGTTGCACTTGCAAATCAAAAGCTTCTCGGAATTCCTTCA GAAAAGATTAACGTACATGGAGGAGCTGTATCTTTAGGGCACCCTCTTGGGTGCAGTGGTGCTCGCATTTTGGTCACCCTTCTTGGT GTTCTTAGGGAGAAGGGTGGCAAAGTTGGGGTTGCTGGTGTCTGTAACGGAGGAGGCGGAGCATCAGCTCTGGTTCTTGAGTTCGCATAA